A region of Culicoides brevitarsis isolate CSIRO-B50_1 chromosome 1, AGI_CSIRO_Cbre_v1, whole genome shotgun sequence DNA encodes the following proteins:
- the LOC134837414 gene encoding uncharacterized protein LOC134837414: MWRQRDKIFKIVFIASFLSVTNSQNSSQKCDLSSNKVIQCDPETFGTFLTCIPGIEVPRKVSKCSIDTPYCNIGRFEDYCSDVSECSGPNCFVIGSFSCSKPGFYPNPMDCHSYFYCNGDQPTVTPRFCPPGFFFNARTFKCARKLIKAQCFTPKCDKIGNFPHPMNLQLFYSCEKTENSSVIPKIHRCDANEVFRDNKCTFICRLPGRFPHEDPSRYYECYRYGPRLAYEIHSCGSKAFNSVTKRCDL; this comes from the exons aTGTGGCGTCAAAGAgacaaaatcttcaaaattgtcTTCATCGCATCATTTCTCAGTGTcacaaattctcaaaattcatCACAGAAATGCGATTTGAGCTCAAATAAAGTTATTCAATGTGATCCTGAGACTTTTGGAACCTTCTTAACATGCATTCCTGGCATTGAGGTACCTCGTAAAGTCTCAAAATGCTCAATTGACACTCCTTACTGCAACATTGGTCGTTTCGAGGATTATTGTTCTGACGTTTCAGAGTGTTCTGGTCCCAATTGTTTCGTGATTGGATCATTTTCGTGCTCAAAACCCGGATTTTATCCAA atcccATGGATTGTCATTCTTACTTCTACTGCAATGGAGATCAACCAACTGTAACTCCCAGATTTTGTCCTCctggatttttcttcaatgcaCGAACGTTCAAATGTGCTCGGAAACTCATCAAGGCTCAATGTTTTACtccaaaatgtgataaaattggaaattttccaCATCCAATGAACCTGCAGCTCTTTTATAGTTgcgaaaaaacggaaaattcttCAGTAATTCCTAAAATCCATCGTTGTGACGCCAACGAAGTCTTTCGTGATAACAAATGTACCTTTATTTGTCGCCTTCCGGGCAGATTTCCGCACGAAGATCCATCGCGCTATTACGAATGTTATCGCTACGGACCACGACTTGCCTATGAAATCCACAGCTGCGGCTCAAAAGCCTTCAATAGCGTCACAAAACGATGCGACTTGTAA
- the LOC134837009 gene encoding uncharacterized protein LOC134837009: MNFTTKTGLIASPRKKIYRYTKSFDPLTLAPCAITKQVSFSLRPFGGLFNPYSKGCSVLCNHPASVEVKSVVKRAKDAWICDGRAMSLRSGASSRRDKRDDGLEDLPEHVPEEFFRRYTDTDSRPLTPTPTMVSGKTRPNQGVNSTFNTRRCVTPEPVSSHVKERKQLILDLRRSHSQDVFAVSDLSPTQLQDTFGVWTQQEETTRIHTVEEHPDENESEAAAPAAPYERFSHTPSSAHLRTSLVPDPMEEAAQKIEQVCINDLDEPDDEDHPRRRGKKRKKSKTITTHTFQASQDPETHIATLAADDSQNASARPSFSIPYSSGSFQMLGHLPRATFEIVEEDTSEFFLDEESLKLLRRGLNIDIVEEVFDRYKHRAMKEALRLTAPGKMESEAVKELREQLQLPEMDHEKWMELPRKYTRASARFTLPMDTRELSRMTPLQYLSKHVSVLSDRKQLYHRIFVRNLSTVTDKNGKSASDSEDEEDLQEAESKGKADMVRTLSYSVLDKAMHEVLGFHGKADKIAKIRDLLGLVGDVNGNEVPIDFRTWCGIVAFSERYLTDLDKDLDPCNEIEIADFESLDRRIKNVEGNEKLINVLYIIKNN, translated from the exons atgaattttacaacaaaaactgGTCTAATAGCGAGTcctagaaagaaaatttatcgatatacaaag TCATTTGATCCACTGACATTGGCTCCGTGTGCCATCACGAAGCAAGTATCGTTCTCGTTACGACCGTTCGGAGGACTTTTCAACCCGTATTCGAAGGGATGTTCCGTGCTTTGTAATCATCCGGCATCGGTGGAGGTGAAAAGTGTCGTGAAACGTGCCAAAGATGCTTGG atctgCGATGGTCGTGCCATGTCCTTACGTTCGGGCGCTTCCTCTCGACGTGATAAACGTGATGACGGTTTGGAGGACCTTCCAGAACACGTTCCAGAAGAGTTTTTTCGACGTTACACTGATACCGACAGTCGTCCATTGACGCCGACGCCAACCA TGGTGAGTGGAAAAACTAGGCCTAATCAAGGTGTCAATTCGACGTTCAACACACGGCGATGTGTAACGCCCGAACCAGTATCGAGTCACGTGAAAGAACGAAAACAGCTAATTTTGGATTTGAG acgAAGTCATAGTCAGGATGTTTTTGCAGTTTCTGACCTTTCACCCACGCAGCTTCAAGACACTTTTGGCGTATGGACCCAACAAGAGGAAACAACTCGCATTCACACGGTCGAAGAACATCCCGATGAGAACGAAAGTGAAGCCGCGGCGCCTGCAGCTCCATACGAGAGATTTTCCCATACGCCATCTTCCGCCCATTTACGTACAAGTTTGGTGCCAGATCCCATGGAAGAAGCCGCCCAAAAAATCGAACAAGTTTGCATCAATGATCTCGATGAGCCCGATGACGAAGACCATCCCCGACGTCGCggcaaaaaacgtaaaaagtcaaaaaccaTCACGACACACACTTTCCAAGCGAGTCAAGATCCCGAAACGCATATCGCGACACTTGCGGCAGATGATTCGCAAAATGCATCGGCAAGACCGTCATTTTCCATCCCGTACAGTAGCGGGTCGTTCCAAATGTTGGGCCATTTACCGCGTGCCACGTTTGAAATTGTCGAGGAAGATACGTCGGAATTTTTCCTTGATGAGGAGTCGCTTAAACTGTTGAGACGTGGCTTGAACATCGATATCGTGGAGGAAGTTTTTGATCGatat AAACATCGTGCGATGAAGGAAGCATTGCGGCTAACCGCACCCGGCAAAATGGAAAGTGAGGCAGTGAAAGAGTTGCGTGAGCAGTTGCAGCTGCCAGAAATGGATCACGAAAAGTGGATGGAGTTGCCACGGAAGTATACGAGAGCTTCGGCGAGGTTTACGTTACCGATGGATACGAGGGAGTTGTCAA gaatgaCTCCTTTACAATACCTCAGCAAACACGTATCTGTCTTAAGCGATCGCAAGCAACTTTATCACCGAATTTTCGTACGAAATCTATCAACAGTCACCGACAAAAACGGCAAATCCGCTTCCGATTCCGAGGACGAGGAAGACTTACAAGAAGCTGAATCCAAAGGAAAAGCCGATATGGTCCGAACTTTATCGTATTCAGTCCTGGACAAAGCGATGCACGAAGTTTTGGGCTTCCATGGCAAAGCagataaaattgcaaaaatccgAGATTTACTTGGATTAGTCGGAGATGTGAACGGCAACGAAGTTCCCATCGATTTTCGTACGTGGTGCGGCATCGTCGCCTTTTCCGAGAGATATTTAACGGACTTGGATAAGGATTTGGATCCGTGTAACGag atcgaaATTGCTGATTTTGAGTCCCTCGATCGGAgaataaaaaatgtcgaagGTAATGAAAAACTCATAAACGTCCTTTACATAATCAAAAACAACTAG
- the LOC134834597 gene encoding protein lin-9 homolog has product MSDSGKKSVGLRKSTRVPKVSKEVAEAKVNVENLKKTVKEERASDEESSEEEVSDQEDSDIEGEQSFGPAALGLHRVGTALPKRKKAAAPSQTLNRRGIPARIKKKNPLFYDDNMVNDQKQIKNSPKKPTPVKVTPKGKAKKVLAVKRAAVAEEESPAPVKKYKIVNKKRKDDSLENAIVIPVDKKLGQRIGLRLRNLLKLPKAHKFVSYEWFYSTIDKAILGGENDFQQCLRECYPTLVTRNLTRAEWNHVRRTLGKPRRCSQIFFDEERRELERRRQKIRLLQTRKVGDPSFVRDLPKEIPMPLTVGTKVTARLRAPQDGLFSGTVEAVDPLTNSYRVKFDRPGLASQSIPDYEVAATDPPKTLALSHITQNFRPRKDVQMYMISPMRKAGPLSSIYKNDPLLGGDSYPRLPKPKPVLQLPKDQINGRSIKLLEIIVRAKKLLSVKQSKFKELKKMNAEIEQSKAKNETLTEDLQKKYAYHVIGMEKLNRDITECLSKLQTYCNELTDDSKTLAMLAPSYMREKCREMAVNMVEKNNSDAVLQDEGMLDLITNLTTVMWITSHLNNNEQYGSIMSVLTSSLHESRSKLAPENGPIFDKNVEAHVQQIKVGIVKKLQELKEKRAQEDAARAIEAGA; this is encoded by the coding sequence ATGTCCGATTCAGGTAAAAAGTCCGTTGGGCTCAGAAAAAGTACGAGAGTGCCGAAAGTCAGCAAGGAAGTTGCCGAAGCCAAGGTAAACgtggaaaatttgaagaaaacagTAAAGGAAGAACGCGCCAGCGATGAGGAGAGTTCCGAAGAAGAGGTCAGCGATCAAGAGGATTCCGACATCGAAGGCGAACAATCGTTCGGTCCCGCAGCATTGGGTCTCCATCGTGTCGGCACGGCTTTACCAAAGCGAAAAAAAGCTGCTGCGCCATCGCAAACGCTGAATCGTCGCGGAATTCCGGCGcgaattaagaagaaaaatcccCTATTTTACGACGATAACATGGTGAACGATcagaaacaaattaaaaattcaccgaAAAAACCGACACCGGTAAAGGTGACGCCCAAAGGGAAGGCCAAGAAGGTCCTTGCTGTGAAACGTGCCGCCGTTGCGGAAGAAGAATCGCCGGCTCCcgtcaaaaaatacaaaattgtcaataaaaaaCGCAAAGATGATTCGCTGGAAAATGCAATTGTCATTCCCGTTGACAAAAAGTTGGGTCAACGAATTGGCTTGCGTCTGcgaaatttgctaaaattgcCGAAAGCGCACAAATTCGTCAGTTACGAGTGGTTCTACAGTACTATCGACAAGGCCATACTCGGTGGCGAGAACGATTTTCAACAATGTTTGCGGGAATGCTATCCGACGCTCGTCACGCGGAACCTGACACGTGCCGAATGGAATCACGTACGTCGCACTTTGGGCAAGCCACGTCGCTGTTCGCAGATTTTCTTCGACGAGGAACGCCGTGAACTCGAACGAAGACGTCAGAAAATCCGTTTGTTGCAAACGCGCAAAGTGGGCGATCCCTCGTTCGTTCGTGACCTGCCAAAGGAGATTCCGATGCCATTGACGGTGGGTACCAAAGTAACGGCGCGATTGCGTGCCCCCCAAGATGGGTTATTTAGCGGGACTGTTGAAGCTGTCGATCCCCTCACAAATTCCTATAGAGTCAAATTCGATCGTCCCGGACTGGCGTCGCAAAGTATTCCGGATTACGAGGTGGCGGCGACAGATCCGCCCAAGACACTTGCCTTGAGTCACATTACGCAAAACTTCCGACCGCGAAAAGACGTGCAAATGTACATGATCTCACCCATGCGCAAGGCTGGTCCCCTTTCGTCCATTTACAAGAACGATCCGTTACTCGGCGGCGACAGTTATCCGCGTTTGCCGAAGCCGAAACCCGTTTTGCAGCTCCCCAAGGACCAAATTAACGGACGCAGCATCAAATTACTCGAAATTATCGTGCGAGCAAAGAAACTCTTGTCCGTCAAACAATCCAAATTCaaggaactgaaaaaaatgaatgccGAAATCGAGCAGTCGAAGGCGAAAAATGAGACTTTAACCGAAGACCTGCAGAAAAAGTACGCGTATCACGTGATCGgcatggaaaaattaaatcgcgACATCACCGAATGTCTCAGCAAGTTGCAAACGTACTGCAACGAGCTCACGGACGACTCCAAGACGCTGGCGATGCTCGCGCCGAGTTACATGCGTGAAAAATGTCGCGAAATGGCAGTCAATAtggtggaaaaaaataattccgatGCGGTGTTGCAGGACGAAGGCATGCTCGACTTGATCACGAATTTGACGACCGTCATGTGGATCACGTCGCATTTGAACAATAACGAGCAGTATGGCAGCATCATGAGTGTCTTGACGAGCTCCTTGCACGAGTCGCGGTCCAAATTGGCGCCGGAAAATGGACccattttcgacaaaaatgtCGAAGCGCACGTGCAACAAATCAAGGTCGGCATCGTGAAAAAGCTGCAAGAGTTGAAGGAGAAACGGGCGCAAGAGGATGCGGCGAGAGCCATTGAGGCGGGTGCGTGA
- the LOC134837007 gene encoding ATP-binding cassette sub-family F member 3, with the protein MAACIELLKKSFPKIEGELQDYVSSILESGGDEFESSEEIYDAIGGILHEVAADKSEDDIKGLCDQFYGLMHKDAKKPTDRKILDAPVNLGSIVGQFDNGDTEHKSIWVVSRDDSLKVDSKKLEKAKAKLEQKKEKRSEVKAPAAAPVLQTASASQVISKKDNKLESKGTNRSMDIRIENFDVSFGEKVLLQNADLTLAYGRRYGFVGRNGLGKTTLLRMISSKHLQIPSHITILHVEQEVVGDDTIALDSVLECDFVRSNLLKREKEINSLISSGTADPALSAELSEIYIQLESIEADKAPARASIILNGLGFTKQMQAMTTKEFSGGWRMRLALARALFSKPDLLLLDEPTNMLDIKAIIWLENYLQQWPTTLLVVSHDRNFLDTVPTDILYLHSQRIDTYKGNYEQFDKTKTEKHKAQRREYEAQLAHRQHVQEFIDRFRYNANRAASVQSKIKMLEKLPELKPVEKEVEVTLKFPEVEPINATMIQLNEVGFRYNESRTIFNCVNLSANLDSRICIVGENGAGKTTLLKIITGINEPTSGLMTTHRALRLAYFAQHHVDSLAMNVNSVELLQNEFPGKTVEEYRRQLGSFGVSGDLALQVIASLSGGQKSRVAFAKMCMSQPNFLVLDEPTNHLDIETIEALGHAINNYKGGVILVSHDERLIRMVCKELWICGNGTVQSIDGGFDEYRKLVEKELEAANA; encoded by the exons ATGGCAGCCTGCATCGAACTGTTGAAGAAAAGTTTCCCCAAAATCGAGGGCGAACTTCAGGATTACGTCTCAA GTATTCTCGAGAGCGGCGGCGACGAATTCGAGTCCAGTGAGGAGATTTACGACGCAATCGGCGGTATTTTGCACGAAGTTGCCGCTGACAAGTCTGAAGATGACATCaa ggGATTATGCGACCAATTTTACGGCCTTATGCACAAAGATGCCAAAAAACCCACAGACCGGAAAATTTTGGATGCTCCCGTGAATCTGGGGAGTATCGTGGGGCAATTCGATAACGGAGATACGGAACACAAGAGTATTTGGGTCGTGTCGCGCGACGACAGTCTAAAAGTTGACTcgaaaaaactagaaaaagCCAAAGCCAAGTTGGaacaaaagaaggaaaaacgtTCGGAAGTAAAAGCACCGGCAGCGGCTCCTGTGCTGCAAACGGCATCAGCGTCGCAAGTCATCAGCAAAAAAGACAACAAACTGGAATCAAAGGGAACGAATCGTTCCATGGATATTCGAATAGAAAATTTCGATGTTTCGTTCGGTGAGAAGGTTCTGCTGCAAAATGCTGATTTAACGCTGGCTTACGGGCGTCGTTATGGGTTTGTCGGTCGAAATGGCTTGGGCAAGACGACACTTTTACGCATGATTTCGTCGAAACACCTGCAAATCCCGAGTCACATCACAATTTTGCACGTGGAACAAGAAGTTGTCGGCGACGACACAATCGCGCTCGATTCCGTACTCGAATGTGACTTTGTGCGCAGCAACTTGCTGAAACGcgaaaaggaaataaatagTTTGATAAGTAGTGGAACTGCCGATCCAGCATTAAGTGCCGAATTGTCGGAGATTTACATCCAATTGGAGAGTATTGAAGCAGATAAGGCCCCCGCGAGAGCGTCTATCATCCTAAACGGTCTCGGATTTACGAAACAAATGCAAGCGATGACGACAAAAGAATTTTCTGGGGGTTGGAGAATGAGACTGGCACTTGCCCGAGCACTTTTTTCCAAGCCAGACTTGTTATTACTCGATGAACCGACGAACATGTTGGATATAAAAGCGATTATTTGGCTGGAAAATTATCTGCAACAATGGCCAACGACGTTACTCGTGGTTTCTCACGACCGCAACTTCCTCGATACCGTGCCCACAGACATTCTCTACCTCCACTCGCAACGGATAGACACGTACAAGGGCAACTACGAGCAATTCGACAAGACAAAAACGGAAAAACACAAGGCACAACGACGCGAATACGAAGCCCAACTCGCACACAGGCAACATGTCCAGGAATTCATCGATCGCTTCCGGTACAATGCAAATCGCGCTGCCAGTGTTCAGAGTAAAATCAAAATGTTGGAGAAATTGCCGGAACTGAAGCCCGTGGAAAAAGAGGTCGAAGTGACGTTGAAATTCCCCGAAGTTGAACCAATTAACGCCACGATGATCCAACTGAACGAAGTCGGTTTCCGGTACAACGAATCCCGAACGATCTTCAATTGCGTTAATTTATCGGCGAATTTGGACTCGCGCATCTGTATTGTGGGCGAAAATGGCGCCGGTAAGACAACTTTGCTGAAAATCATCACGGGCATCAATGAACCCACAAGTGGCCTTATGACGACGCATCGGGCATTGCGTCTCGCTTACTTTGCGCAACATCATGTCGACTCGCTCGCAATGAATGTCAACTCGGTGGAACTGCTGCAAAACGAATTTCCCGGCAAAACAGTCGAAGAATACAGGCGACAACTTGGAAGTTTTGGTGTTTCGGGCGATTTGGCGTTGCAGGTTATCGCAAGTTTATCGGGAGGGCAGAAAAGTCGCGTGGCATTCGCGAAAATGTGCATGTCGCAACCGAATTTCCTCGTTCTCGATGAACCCACGAATCATTTGGACATTGA aacaatcgAGGCACTCGGTCACGCGATCAACAACTACAAAGGCGGCGTTATTCTCGTGTCTCACGACGAACGACTCATTCGCATGGTTTGCAAGGAATTGTGGATTTGCGGCAATGGCACGGTGCAAAGTATCGACGGTGGCTTCGACGAATACCGCAAACTTGTCGAAAAGGAACTGGAAGCTGCGAATGCTTAA
- the LOC134833586 gene encoding serine palmitoyltransferase 1-like, with translation MVTVAVPYIFNEIYSVFKNAPPYALFLEVFLLFAVIWLIFHKSNGKTKKLSPEEKARIIENWTPEPLVAFTPEDDPALKERLVTGRVGKRVTVNGVDCLNLASHNYLGLLENPEITESAIKSLRKYGVGSCGPRGFYGTVDVHLELEERLAQFMNMEEAVVYSYAFSTIASAIPAYSKRADIIFVDEAVNFSIQKGLDASRSKIVFFKHNDMKDLEAKLEEQAKLDKKNPRKAAKTRKFLVAEGIYFNTGEICPLRELVELRKKYKLRMFLDESISFGCLGKGKGLTEHLGIDKIEIDLISASLEHSISSIGGFCVGSSFIVEHQRLSGLGYCFSASLPPLLAQAAISALDTFEKDPQMFDQLQEKCSLVQEKFSKFTNLTLRGDILSPLKHLYLRKELSSYEEEREVLEKVSEECIKRGVAVVKAEYLDKIEKFCPRASIRIAINRLLTKDDITTAFDTIEEVSKKVLAQK, from the exons aTGGTCACCGTGGCTGTTCCCTACATCTTCAACGAGATTTACAGCGTTTTCAAGAAC GCACCTCCTTATGCCTTGTTTTTGGAAGTTTTCTTGTTATTCGCTGTCATTTGGCTGATTTTCCACAAGAGCAatggaaaaacgaagaaattatCTCCCGAG GAGAAGGCACGCATCATTGAGAATTGGACTCCTGAACCGCTCGTCGCTTTCACGCCGGAAGATGATCCCGCGCTGAAGGAACGTCTCGTCACGGGTCGCGTTGGCAAGCGAGTGACCGTCAACGGCGTAGATTGTCTCAATTTGGCATCGCACAACTACTTGGGGCTCTTGGAAAACCCGGAAATCACGGAAAGTGCGATTAAAAGTTTGCGCAAATACGGCGTCGGAAGTTGTGGTCCACGTGGATTTTATGGCACAGTTGACGTGCACTTGGAACTCGAGGAGAGATTGGCGCAATTTATGAACATGGAAGAGGCTGTTGTGTATTCTTATGCATTTTCGACAATCGCAAGTGCTATTCCAGCGTATTCCAAACGAGCTGATATCATTTTTGT tgacGAAGCAGTGAATTTCTCCATTCAAAAGGGATTGGATGCATCGAGATCGAAAATTGTGTTCTTCAAACATAATGACATGAAGGATTTGGAAGCAAAATTAGAGGAACAGGCCAAGCTTGACAAGAAAAACCCGAGAAAAGCTGCCAAAACTCGCAAATTTTTGGTTGCGGAAGGAATTTATTTCAACACCGGCGAAATTTGCCCTTTGCGAGAGTTGGTGGAGTTGcgtaaaaagtacaaattacGAATGTTTTTGGACGAAAGCATCTCTTTTGGGTGTCTTGGCAAAGGAAAGGGACTTACCGAGCATTTAGGAATCGAT aaaatcgaAATTGACCTAATTTCGGCCTCGCTGGAACACTCAATCTCATCAATTGGCGGATTTTGCGTTGGATCGTCCTTCATTGTCGAGCATCAACGTCTCTCTGGTCTCGGTTACTGTTTTTCCGCATCATTACCGCCTTTGCTCGCTCAAGCTGCGATCTCAGCGTTGGACACGTTCGAGAAAGATCCTCAAATGTTCGATCAGCTACAGGAAAAGTGCTCTTTAGTTCAAGAAAAGTTCAGTAAATTCACGAATCTCACGTTGCGCGGCGATATTTTGTCGCCGTTGAAGCATCTTTACCTGCGAAAAGAGCTCTCGTCGTACGAGGAGGAACGAGAAGTCCTCGAAAAAGTCTCGGAAGAGTGCATTAAGCGCGGCGTTGCTGTCGTCAAAGCGGAATATTTGGATAAAATCGAGAAATTCTGTCCGCGAGCCAGTATTAGAATCGCCATAAATCGATTGTTGACGAAAGATGACATCACAACAGCCTTTGATACGATCGAAGAGGTGTCGAAAAAGGTGTtggcacaaaaataa
- the LOC134837415 gene encoding SET and MYND domain-containing protein 4-like, whose amino-acid sequence MVGHETAPGKNEFSAIGARKEANRLFLKEQDLVGALELYNKSLCLSPVGSENIGICYANRSAVFFESGFYQFCLDNIELALENNYPEQLKPKLEARRLKCLELMKNPKKSDEIKLPIQLSYPANKKNPLVIDGIELKTSEEFGRHIRAKRDLYPGDVVIIDKPFFKSLDENFVYKFCNNCHETNLLNLFPCKNCITTMYCGSECEKEAWKRFHKFECNSVGLDLFPLPIRAALMTFTLFNDVEKLRNLIESISKNQTTAFDIPRKDEIETFKAVYTLETHRSERSLEENFTRSMILAQSWHFLQYQSALRALLKTSEDENLFLNTLFHFSLICTTNSHEIFSSKSNGNDRIGSALNPILSLVNHSCAANVCPFYVNQQFLLVVVRNIKTGDQLFDNYGPHHQSENLAQRQARLSTRFFKCKCEACEKNYPLLENSPVKSLSGFDKMQKVGEKLINFYDTRATFEYYKKCVKFFKKFGDYYPCLELLIVQSNLIRCMRILFEPTPLEVQFKSSKK is encoded by the coding sequence ATGGTCGGACACGAAACAGCACCGggcaaaaatgaattttcagcgATCGGAGCTCGTAAAGAAGCGAATAGACTCTTTTTGAAAGAGCAAGATTTGGTGGGAGCGCTTGAACTGTACAACAAAAGTCTCTGTTTATCCCCTGTCGGAAGTGAAAACATCGGAATTTGTTACGCAAATCGCTCTGCGGTGTTTTTCGAGTCgggattttatcaattttgcttGGACAACATCGAACTTGCCTTGGAAAATAATTATCCGGAACAGCTGAAACCGAAATTGGAAGCTCGTCGTTTAAAATGTTtggaattaatgaaaaatcccaaaaaatcGGATGAAATTAAACTTCCAATTCAATTGTCGTATCctgcaaacaagaaaaatcctTTAGTTATTGACGGAATTGAGCTCAAAACGTCAGAAGAGTTCGGGCGTCACATTCGCGCTAAACGAGATTTGTATCCAGGGGACGTCGTCATCATCGATAAACCATTTTTTAAATCGCTAGATGAAAATTTCGTTTACAAGTTCTGTAATAATTGCCACGAAAcgaatttgctgaatttattTCCCTGCAAAAATTGTATAACAACAATGTATTGCGGATCCGAATGTGAAAAAGAAGCTTGGAAGCGTTTCCACAAATTCGAGTGCAATTCAGTTGGCTTAGATTTGTTTCCACTTCCCATCAGAGCAGCATTAATGACCTTCACCTTGTTCAATGACGTGGAAAAACTTCGCAATTTGATCGAATCtatctcaaaaaatcaaactacTGCATTTGATATTCCTCGAAAGgatgaaattgaaactttcaaaGCAGTGTATACTCTGGAAACACATCGATCTGAACGAAGTCTCGAGGAAAATTTTACTCGTTCCATGATTTTGGCCCAATCTTGGCATTTTCTTCAATATCAATCGGCCTTACGTGCTTTGCTCAAGACATCTGAAGACGAAAATCTCTTCCTTAACacattatttcacttttctctCATTTGCACAACGAATTCCCACGAAATTTTTTCGTCGAAATCAAACGGTAATGACCGCATCGGAAGCGCTTTAAATCCAATTTTAAGTCTTGTCAACCATTCTTGCGCAGCAAATGTTTGTCCTTTTTACGTTAATCAGCAATTTCTGTTGGTGGTAGTGCGCAACATCAAAACTGGCGATCAGCTCTTCGATAATTACGGTCCTCATCATCAATCGGAAAATTTAGCTCAACGACAAGCAAGACTATCGACGCGATTTTTCAAGTGCAAATGCGAGGCGTGTGAGAAAAATTACCCGTTACTTGAAAACTCACCCGTTAAAAGTCTTTCAGGCTTTGATAAGATGCAAAAAGTTGGTGAAAAGCTAATTAATTTCTACGATACCCGTGCAACCTTTGAGTACTACAAAAAatgcgttaaattttttaagaaatttggtGATTATTATCCTTGTCTCGAACTTTTGATTGTTCAATCAAATTTGATTAGATGCATGCGGATTTTGTTTGAGCCCACTCCATTGGAAGTGCAATTCAAGTCATCTAAGAAATGA